The genomic interval GGATTTCCGTACGCGCGAGGGTACGCGCGGGGCGCATGCGCAGGTCGTCGCGGTACATGGTGATGTCGAGGGAGCCCACCGGCATTTTGCGGCTGGTGATCTCTTCGAGCTTGGCGGCCAGCCGGCGGGCCAGGAAGACACCGCGGGTGGGAATGCCGAGGAGCACCACGTCGTCGGCACCCTTGGCGCGCTCGACGATCTCGTGGGCGATGCGGGTCAGTACCCGCTCGATGTCCGGACCCTCGAGGACGGGGCGCGGCGCATCGGAATTCATTGCGTCCATTGGAAACGGACCTCCTTCTCCGCCTCACGGGACGGACCTTAAAGGACGTCGGAATTGCGTCGTCAACGGTACCAGTACGTTTCCCGGGTCTTGCAGCCACCCCTCGGAAGGGGTGGCCCGGACTCATTCGGCTTGACGCACCCAAGTAACGCTGCGTAACCTCACAGTGAGTTACCAGCCGCGCGGCGGAGCCGCACGTATTCACAGCGTCCGGGGAGCCATATGTCCAGCGAATACGCAAAACAGCTCGGGGCCAAGCTCCGCGCCATCCGCACCCAGCAGGGCCTTTCCCTTCACGGTGTCGAGGAGAAGTCCCAGGGCCGCTGGAAAGCCGTCGTGGTCGGCTCCTACGAGCGCGGCGACCGCGCTGTGACCGTACAGCGCCTCGCCGAGCTGGCGGACTTCTACGGTGTCCCCGTGCAGGAGCTCCTGCCCGGTACGACGCCCGGTGGCGCCGCCGAGCCGCCGCCGAAGCTCCGTCTGGACCTGGAGCGCCTCGCCCATGTCCCGGCCGAGAAGGCGGGCCCGCTCCAGCGCTACGCCGCGACGATCCAGTCGCAGCGCGGCGACTACAACGGCAAGGTGCTGTCGATCCGCCAGGACGACCTGCGCACTCTGGCCGTCATTTACGACCAGTCGCCCTCGGTCCTGACCGAGCAGCTCATCAGCTGGGGCGTGCTGGACGCGGACGCGCGCCGCGCAGTTGCCCACGAGGACATCTGAGCAACGCAGCAGAAACGTAACGCCGGGGTCGGCGGAAGCTTTCGGGCTTCCGTCGGCCCCGGCGTTTTTCTGTCCTGAGGCTTTCCGCGGCGGCTCCGCATGCGGCGGGCACGGCAAAGGGCCCGGGGCACGCTCTGAAGCATGCCCCGGGCCCTTGAGCCGTAAGCCCTTGAGCTGTGATACGCAGAGCCGGTGGCTAGTCGCGACGCAGACTCGGCTTGAGGTCCTTGAAGCGGCCCAGCAGGCCGTTCACGAAGGACGGGGAGTCGTCGGTGGAGAACTCCTTGGCGAGTTGCACCGCCTCGTCGATCACCACCGCGTCGGGAGTCTCGTCCACCCACACCAGCTCGTACGCGCCGAGCCGCAGGATGTTGCGGTCGACGACCGGCATCCGGTCGATGGTCCAGTCGACCGCGTAGGTCGCGATGAGGTCCTCGATGCGGTCCGCGTGGTCCGCGTACCCCTCGACGAGCTGCATCGTGTACTCGCTCACCGGCGGCTGCCGGGTGTCGGTCCGGGAATGCCGCATCCAGTCCGCGAGGACCGTCTGCACGGACTCACCGCGCTGGTCGGCCTCGAAGAGGATCTGGAAGGCGCGCTTACGCGCCGTGTTCCGGGCAGCCACGGTTAGCTGTTCACCCGGCCGAGGTACTCGCCGGAGCGGGTGTCGACCTTGATCTTCTCACCGGTGGTGATGAAGAGCGGGACGCCGATCTCGTAGCCCGTTTCGAGCTTGGCGGGCTTGGAGCCACCGGTGGAGCGGTCGCCCTGGACGCCGGGCTCGGTGTACTCGATGACCAGCTCGACGGCAGCGGGGAGCTCGATGTAGAGGGGGCTGCCCTCGTACATCGCGACGCTGGCCTCGAAGCCCTCGAGCAGGAAGCGGGCGGCGTCGCCGACGACCTCGGGGGTGACGTAGATCTGGTCGTACGTGTCCATGTCCATGAACACGAAGCTGTCGCCGTCCTTGAACGAGAACTGCATGTCGCGCTTGTCGATGTTCGCCGTCTCGACCTTCACGCCGGCGTTGAAGGTCTTGTCGACGACCTTGCCGGAGAGAACGTTCTTGAGCTTGGTGCGCACAAAGGCAGGGCCCTTGCCGGGCTTGACGTGCTGGAACTCGACGACGGACCAGAGCTGGCCCCCGTCGAGCTTGAGCACCAGGCCGTTCTTGAGGTCGTTCGTGGAAGCCACGGTTGCGGAATCTCCTGGACTGAAGGCTGGTGGGGCTGGTGGAACCTCGGGGTCGCGATGCGGCACTTGGCTACAACGCGAGCAGCTCCTTGGTCGTAATGGTGAGTAGCTCGGGTCCGCCGTCCGCCTCGGGGCGCACGACGAGCGTGTCATCGATCCTGACACCGCCCCGGCCCGGGAGGTGGACCCCCGGTTCGACGGTGACCGGCACGCAGGCGTCCAGTTTACCCATGGCCGCAGGTGCCAGCTGCGGGTCCTCCTCCATTTCGAGTCCGACACCGTGTCCGGTCCGGGGTGCGAGGCCCTCGCCGTGGCCCGCGGCGTCCAGTACGTGGCGTGCGGCGCGGTCGACTTCGCGGTACTCGACGCCGGGGGCGAGAGCCTCCCTGCCCGCCCTCTGAGCGGCGAAAACGAGGTCGTACAGCTCGATCTGCCAGTCTGCGGGCGTAGTGCCGATCACGAACGTACGGCCGATCTCGCACCGGTAGCCGCGGTAATTGGCGCCGAGGCAGACCGAGAGAAAGTCACCCTCCTCGACTCGTCGGTCGGAGGGCCTGTGCCGGCTCAGACCCGAGTTCGGCCCCGTGGCCACCGAGGTGGGGAATGCGGTGCCGTCGGCGCCGTGGTCGACCAGGCGGCGTTCCAGCTCCAGCGCGAGGTGCCGTTCGGTCCTTCCGACCAGGATCGATTCGAGCAGCTCACCCAGCGCCTGGTCGGTGATCTCGGCGGAGATCCGCAAGCACGCGATCTCGTCCTCGTCCTTGACGATCCGCAGCTGTTCGACGGCGCCCGCGAGGTCGTTCAGGCGCAGTCCCGGTGCGACCGAGCTCAGCGCGCGGTGTCTGGCGACGGTCAGGTGGTGTTCCTCGACGGCGAGCGATGCGGCGCCGGACGCCGCGACGAGATCGGCCGCGGCGACGACGGTGTCGCCGCCG from Streptomyces spiramyceticus carries:
- the bldD gene encoding transcriptional regulator BldD translates to MSSEYAKQLGAKLRAIRTQQGLSLHGVEEKSQGRWKAVVVGSYERGDRAVTVQRLAELADFYGVPVQELLPGTTPGGAAEPPPKLRLDLERLAHVPAEKAGPLQRYAATIQSQRGDYNGKVLSIRQDDLRTLAVIYDQSPSVLTEQLISWGVLDADARRAVAHEDI
- the nusB gene encoding transcription antitermination factor NusB, whose protein sequence is MAARNTARKRAFQILFEADQRGESVQTVLADWMRHSRTDTRQPPVSEYTMQLVEGYADHADRIEDLIATYAVDWTIDRMPVVDRNILRLGAYELVWVDETPDAVVIDEAVQLAKEFSTDDSPSFVNGLLGRFKDLKPSLRRD
- the efp gene encoding elongation factor P — protein: MASTNDLKNGLVLKLDGGQLWSVVEFQHVKPGKGPAFVRTKLKNVLSGKVVDKTFNAGVKVETANIDKRDMQFSFKDGDSFVFMDMDTYDQIYVTPEVVGDAARFLLEGFEASVAMYEGSPLYIELPAAVELVIEYTEPGVQGDRSTGGSKPAKLETGYEIGVPLFITTGEKIKVDTRSGEYLGRVNS
- a CDS encoding aminopeptidase P family protein, with translation MSELYAVRRGRLRDRCAASGSAAALVSRPANVRYLAGGAPPGSVLLVGPGEDALLCPRTAATDPLDGRPDEQLRVKVLPVPGGDTVVAAADLVAASGAASLAVEEHHLTVARHRALSSVAPGLRLNDLAGAVEQLRIVKDEDEIACLRISAEITDQALGELLESILVGRTERHLALELERRLVDHGADGTAFPTSVATGPNSGLSRHRPSDRRVEEGDFLSVCLGANYRGYRCEIGRTFVIGTTPADWQIELYDLVFAAQRAGREALAPGVEYREVDRAARHVLDAAGHGEGLAPRTGHGVGLEMEEDPQLAPAAMGKLDACVPVTVEPGVHLPGRGGVRIDDTLVVRPEADGGPELLTITTKELLAL